A single genomic interval of Candidatus Poribacteria bacterium harbors:
- a CDS encoding sugar kinase — translation MDVLSLGIYVVDVLGRPIDQFPEKGKLALFDELEIHTGGCANNTAIALTRLGISAGAMGKIGTDAFGDLILQKLIDNGVDTAGMQQDPGSSTSFTFVAIASDGERTFYHYIGANGELCEADLDWEVIKSAKILHIAGALVMPRFDGAPMANVLQKAKILGITTSLDTAYDATGKWMETLEPCLPYVDMFMPSIVEAQHLTGISEAREIAQFLRRNYGIHTIAIKMGEDGSYVSTSEMEHFAPAYPVTAVDATGAGDAYVAGFLAGTLMGWDLKATAELASATGAACVTAIGTTAGIQNLEETLKISRQRSDF, via the coding sequence ATGGATGTGCTATCGCTCGGTATTTATGTCGTTGATGTGTTGGGACGACCAATAGATCAGTTTCCTGAAAAGGGGAAATTAGCCCTCTTTGATGAACTCGAAATCCATACAGGAGGCTGTGCTAACAACACGGCTATTGCACTCACACGCTTAGGTATCTCTGCAGGCGCGATGGGTAAAATTGGCACTGATGCTTTTGGCGACTTGATTCTGCAAAAGCTCATAGATAACGGTGTTGATACAGCGGGCATGCAACAGGATCCGGGTTCCAGTACTTCCTTTACGTTCGTAGCGATCGCCTCCGATGGAGAGAGGACTTTCTACCATTACATCGGTGCGAACGGCGAACTCTGTGAGGCAGACCTTGATTGGGAAGTCATCAAAAGTGCCAAAATTTTGCACATCGCTGGTGCGCTTGTCATGCCACGTTTTGATGGGGCACCGATGGCGAACGTCCTTCAAAAAGCAAAAATTTTAGGAATAACCACCTCACTCGATACAGCCTATGATGCCACAGGAAAATGGATGGAGACACTCGAACCCTGCCTGCCTTACGTAGACATGTTTATGCCAAGCATCGTCGAAGCGCAACATCTCACGGGTATATCTGAGGCTCGCGAAATCGCCCAATTTTTACGGCGTAACTACGGTATCCACACGATTGCTATCAAGATGGGTGAAGACGGCAGTTACGTCTCCACGTCAGAAATGGAGCATTTTGCACCAGCGTATCCTGTGACCGCTGTTGATGCAACAGGGGCAGGGGACGCTTACGTCGCCGGTTTCCTCGCAGGGACTCTCATGGGCTGGGACCTAAAAGCAACGGCGGAATTGGCTTCCGCTACCGGTGCAGCCTGTGTCACCGCCATTGGTACAACTGCCGGTATCCAGAATCTTGAAGAAACCTTAAAAATTAGCCGTCAGCGGTCAGATTTTTAA